From the genome of Granulicella arctica, one region includes:
- a CDS encoding ParA family protein, with translation MIIAVTNNKGGVGKTTTAVHLAACLQLYTPTLLLDGDDTRNATAWSQKGKGFPFKVAGIEQAAKLSRGFEHTVIDTGQKPSDDDLKKLMDGCDLLIVPAVPAGLDNDGLALTINSLRAMGAETFRVLLTKVPPPPEPEGPALRAALEARSIPLFSVDIPRLKVFDKAVENGTTVNDLVLPSKEAPRAQRAWAAYQTVAKEALTYGSK, from the coding sequence GAAGACCACAACCGCCGTCCATCTCGCCGCTTGCCTGCAGCTCTACACGCCGACGCTGCTACTTGATGGGGATGACACCCGAAACGCAACGGCCTGGAGTCAGAAGGGGAAGGGCTTTCCTTTCAAAGTTGCCGGTATAGAACAAGCCGCGAAGCTATCAAGAGGCTTTGAGCATACCGTCATCGACACCGGCCAGAAGCCCTCGGACGATGACCTCAAAAAGCTCATGGATGGGTGTGATTTGCTCATAGTTCCGGCGGTACCGGCGGGGCTGGACAATGATGGCTTAGCACTGACGATCAACTCATTGCGTGCAATGGGAGCGGAAACCTTCCGCGTTTTGCTCACGAAAGTACCACCACCGCCAGAACCCGAAGGCCCCGCGCTAAGAGCGGCGCTTGAGGCCAGGAGCATCCCCTTGTTCTCCGTCGACATACCCCGCCTGAAGGTCTTCGACAAGGCCGTGGAGAACGGCACTACGGTGAATGATCTCGTTTTACCGAGCAAGGAAGCCCCACGCGCTCAAAGAGCATGGGCGGCATATCAAACCGTGGCAAAGGAGGCGTTGACCTATGGCAGCAAATAA
- the trfA gene encoding plasmid replication initiator TrfA yields the protein MNSLAHENRSSANLGLQKQLPIWPESVRGGPNAILRSALFAGIQSKKRQIIGRQTRPDKNLESVPIASQDGITINFAGMQLNQYDADVFFETLHRARRQPMETVCQFQGADFLKSIGRSCNNLSYEDLEESLQRLRRGSVDLEWKVNDRHYRFSGSLIAYFVREQTTKTYKVTFAKEILTLFAPASWTQLEWDQRQAIKGKPLAQWLHSYYSTHAAPFPVTVAFLHNKSGSPTTLLKHFKTELNNAFATLSTTLGWSVTWNRNLVTVTRNPSAAQNRHVAKKIAKTKRLRELRETQGKQRDQQLALRQPAREAAKQETFDMFSTRQVLDQLLKAR from the coding sequence ATGAATAGTTTAGCTCACGAGAATCGATCGTCCGCTAATCTCGGACTGCAAAAACAGCTTCCTATATGGCCCGAAAGCGTCAGAGGCGGACCGAATGCGATTCTTCGCTCGGCGCTCTTCGCTGGCATTCAGAGCAAGAAGCGGCAAATCATCGGCAGGCAAACACGGCCCGACAAGAACCTGGAATCCGTACCGATTGCATCGCAAGACGGCATCACCATCAACTTCGCGGGTATGCAGCTAAACCAGTACGATGCAGACGTGTTTTTCGAGACTCTGCACCGAGCACGCCGCCAGCCGATGGAGACCGTTTGTCAGTTTCAGGGTGCGGACTTTCTGAAGTCCATCGGGCGGAGCTGCAACAACCTGAGCTATGAAGACTTAGAAGAGAGCTTGCAACGCCTTCGCCGAGGTTCAGTCGATCTCGAATGGAAGGTAAACGATCGGCACTACCGGTTCTCCGGGAGTCTCATCGCTTACTTCGTACGCGAGCAAACTACTAAGACATACAAGGTCACGTTTGCTAAAGAGATCCTTACGCTCTTTGCACCCGCGAGCTGGACGCAGCTGGAGTGGGACCAACGCCAGGCCATCAAAGGCAAACCCCTCGCGCAGTGGCTTCACAGCTACTACTCCACACACGCGGCCCCTTTTCCCGTTACAGTTGCGTTTCTGCATAACAAGTCAGGAAGTCCCACAACGCTCCTGAAACACTTCAAGACCGAGCTAAACAACGCTTTCGCTACCCTCTCCACGACCTTGGGGTGGTCTGTAACGTGGAACCGTAATCTCGTGACGGTGACACGCAATCCGTCTGCCGCACAGAATCGCCATGTGGCTAAGAAGATCGCGAAGACGAAGAGGTTGAGGGAGCTTAGAGAGACTCAAGGCAAGCAGCGTGACCAACAGCTCGCGCTACGGCAGCCCGCTCGCGAAGCAGCAAAGCAAGAGACCTTCGATATGTTCTCTACGCGCCAGGTTCTCGACCAACTCTTGAAAGCTCGCTAA